TTAGAGATTTTAGAAGTTGCAGAGAATTTGGGATTCATACTTAGCATACATGGCGAGACAAATGGCTTTGTCTTAGATAGGGAATTTGAATTTTTACCTATTTTTGAATCTTTAGCCAAGACATTTCCTAAGTTAAAAATCATCTTTGAGCATTTAAGCGATAGAAGATCCATAGAACTTGTAGAGAGATATGATAATTTATATGCAACTTTAACCTTGCACCATATGCTTCTTAGCTTAGATGATGTGCTAGGTGGAATGCTAAATCCGCATTATTTTTGTAAGCCAATTTTAAAGACACCAAAGGATAAAGAAACATTGTTAAATATCGCACTAAACGCACACGATAAGTTTTCTTTTGGTAGCGATTCAGCGCCGCATTTAATTAGTAAAAAAGAATGTAATAATGGTGCAGCTGGAATCTTTAGTGCTCCTATTTTGCTACCAAAATTAGCTGAAGTATTTGAGAAACATGATTCTTTAGAAAATTTAGAAAAATTTGTAAGTCTAAATGCAACTAAAATATATAATTTAAATAGAAGCAATAGAAAAATAACGCTAATAAAACAAGAGCTAAAAGTGTCTAAGATATACAATGATATTGTGCCACTTTTTGCAGGAGATAGCATGTCTTGGAGCTTAGAGCAATGAGGATAGCAATTTATCCCGGGACATTTGATCCTATTACAAATGGTCATGTAGATATAGTAAATCGTGCGTGTAAAATCTTTGATAAAATAATAGTAGCAGTTGCAAAAAGCGAGAGTAAAAAGCCATTATTTTCGCAAGAATTACGAGTAGAAATGGCGAAAATGGCTTTTTTAAACAAACCATGTGTTAGCGTTGTTGGATTTTGTAATTTGGTTGCTGATTTTTCAAACGAAGTTGGTGCAAATGTTCTTCTTAGAGGGCTTAGGGCGGTTAGTGATTTTGAGTATGAATTACAAATGGGATATGCAAATGCATCATTGAATAGTAATTTAGAAACTATTTATCTAATGCCTTCTTTAAAAAATGCTTTTATAAGCTCTAGTGTTGTTAGGTCTATTTTATTGCATGATGGTGATATTAGCCATTTGGTGCCAAGTTGTGTTTCTAATTTTATAAGGAACAATAAATGTATATAGCATTAGAGGGTATTGATACATGCGGTAAAAGCACACAAATAAAATCTCTAAAGTTACATTATAAAGATGCAATTTTTACAAAAGAGCCAGGTGGCAGTAAAATAGGTGAGAAGTTAAGAGAGATTCTGCTTTATGATTGTGAATCTCTATCAAAAGAAGCAGAGATTTTATTATTTCTAGCAGATAGAGCACAACATATAAAGGAAATAATAAAGCCAAATAAGGAGAAATTGATAATTTCTGATAGAAGTCTAGTTAGCGGTATTGCATATGCAACAGATTTTGATTTTGAGATTTTGCAAACTTTGAATCTTTTTGCTACTAGTGGGGTTGTGCCTGATTATGTAGTGTTTTTGGAAATTTCTGAAAATGAGCTTATAACTAGATTGGGTAAAAAAGAAATGGATAATATAGAAAAAAGAGGTGTAGAGTATCTATTGTCATTGCAAAGCAGAATCTTGGATACAATTAGGCTTTTAGGAATTCCATATTGCATAATTAATGCTTCAGATGAAGTTGGTGCTATAACAAATGAGATTATAAGTTTTATAGATAGTAAATGAGATGTATTGTTTGCTATAAATTATCTATTTTTACAATATGTAAAAATTGTCTAAATATAATTAAAATTACTCCTAGAAGTAGGGAGCTAGATGGCTTTAAGGTTTATAGTTTTTATGATTTTTCTGAAGTTTCTTTCTTGTTATCTTTGAAATATGATTATATAGGTAGCAAAGTGTATTCTATACTCTCAAAAAAAGTATTATCTTATGTGCAAAATATTTTAAATAATAATATTAGATTCTATGGAGTTGCAGTTGATGATAGGATAAATAATAAGGGATATTCTCATAGTGCGATACTTCTATCACATCTAAAAAAATGCAATATAACCCCAATGTATCACACTCTAATATCCACAAATAATGTAAATTATGCTGGTAAAAGCTTGGAGTTTAGAGAGAAGAATCCTAGAAATTTTGTGCTAAAGAGAAGTGTTTATAATAAAGATATAGTCTTATTTGATGATATTATAACAACAGGATTGACGATAAAAGAGGCTAGAGATTCTATAAATAATGCTGGTGGCAATGCACACTTTGCATTTGTGCTAAGTGATGCAAAATACTAGGCTACATTAGTTGTTCTATTCTGTCTTTTTTTGGTGCTATTTCGGTTATTTGAATCCCAAAGTTACCATCTACAATTACAACTTCACCTTTTGCAATTACTTTGTCATCAACTAGCACTTCTAGTGGGTCGTTTGCTAGTTGGTTTAGCTCCACTACACTTCCTATATCCATGGCAATAACATCTTTTAAGAGCATTTTCTTTTGCCCGATTCTTACCTTTACTTGCAATCTTACATCAAGTAACATTGCCATGTTTTTCATTTCATTATTGTTTAGCTCCACTTTAGATGAATTGCTTCCGCTGTTTGCTGGGCTAGATTCTACTGGAGCTTCTTCTGCTTGTGGGCTAAATAACTTCTCAAATGTGCTAGAAAATGCAAAATATATGGAATCTTTTACATCGCCTATGCTAAATGAGAATGTATAAAAGCCACTATAATCATCTAATGCTAAATCTCCACCATCGCCTATAAAGGCTATGTTTCCTATGTTAAAGCTAAGTTTTGGTAGCTCCTTTTGCCCTCCAAGAGAAGTAGATACCGCCCCTAGTATGTTTGATGCTATTTCTTTTGTTGCATCTAAGTCATCATCTTCCATGGAATCTTTTGTCGCACTTCCATCACCACCTAGCATCATATCAGCTAGTGCTGTTCCTAGCTTTGCAGAGATAAACATAGCCATTCTTGTAGAATTATCAGAATCTATATCTATCTTTGTCATAGGTGCTACTATGCTATCTTTTTTGCCATTTTCACTTTCTATTAGACTTACTTCAGGGGCTTGTCCTAGCAGTCCTTCTATTGTTGAAATTGTTTCTTTTGTAATTAGTTGTAAAAAGTCATTAAGCATATAATCTCCCTATTTAAGCTTATTCTTCTTCTATTTCATTTGCTCTTGATTTTCTTTGCATTTCTAGCATTTCTAGTATTTCTTTTACTTGGTCTTTTTCGGTTTTTATCATTTCTTTTACTTCAATTGTTTTTCTATATCTGTGAAGTCCTATACTTGCTAGGAATTTCTCTCTTCCATCTACATTTATAATAACTGTGTCATCAGCAGGTCTATCAAGTCTTACTATATCGCCAACTTCTAAATCTAAAATTTCCCTCATAGTAAGTTTCGTCTCACCTAAGACTGCAGCGACATTTACCTTCGCTCCACCAAGAAGTGCTTGAAGCTCTTTGTTTCTAGACTTTTTAGAGTTAGTTTCACTTAGCATAATATCTCTACTTGCAAGACGAGAAAGCACAGATTCTAAAGAGATAACAGGATAGCAAAGATTCATCATACCGCTACTATGTCCGATAATTATCTCCATAACAACCATGATTACAATTTCATTTTGTGCAACGATTTGCACAACATTTGGGCTTGATTCTTTTACATCAACGGTTGGGAATATTTCTGTAACAGGTGCCCACGCTTCTTTTAGATTCTGCATCATTTGACGCAAAATTGTATCTAGCAAGTTTAGCTCAATATCACTAAATTCGCGCGTAGATTCATAAGGGTCGCCTTTTCCTCCCAAAAGTCTGTCAATCATAGGAAATGCAATGCTTGGATTTATCTCCAAAACCCCTGTCCCATCAAGTGGCTTCATTGAGAAAACATTGAAGCTTGTAGGACTTGGTAAGGACATTAAAAACTCACCATAAGTCATCTGATCCACGCTATGAAGCTGAATCTCAACAATAGAACGCATGATTGCAGAAATTTGACTTGATAGGCTTCTAGCCATTTTGTCATGAATCCCTCTAAAAGCCCTTAATTGCTCTTTGCTTACACGATTTGGTCGCTTGAAGTCATATAGAGTTATTTGCCTTTGTTGTGTCGGGGCTGGTTTGTCTATGATTTCTGTCTCTGAACCATCATCATCAACCACTTCTAATAGTGCATCAATTTCTTCTTGACTTAGAATATCAGCCATTTATCCCCCTTTGCAAAAGATTTAATTTTAGTTTTCTAATAATTGTTTTATGTATTTGCGATACTCTAGATTCACTTATTTCTAATACTTCACTTATTTCTTTTAAGCTTAATTCTTCATAGTAATATAGTTGGATTACTAATTGTTCGTTTTTGGTTGATTTCTCCAAAATGTCTTGTATGATATTTACTAATTCTTCTTTTTCTATTGCATTATAAGTTTTATCATCTAAAGAAGCACTAAGTTGCTCATCAAGTGGCATTACGGCATATATTTCGCTAGCATTTCTTGCATCTTTTATCTTTTCTATATCTTCGCCTAAAACCTTACTTAGATACTCATTATCAGGCTCTTCTTGGTGGATATTATAGTATTTTACTATTTCATTATCTATTTTTTTAATTAGTGTTCTTGTGTTTCTGCTTACGCAATCTAGGCTTCTTAGATAATCAAGCATTGCACCTTGCACCCTTGATCTAGCATATCCCCAAAATGAATCATTTATGCTTGCATCATATTTTCTAGCTAACTTTATAAGCTCTTCTGTGCCTATTGATACTAAATCAGCAAAATCAACACTAGCAGGCAATCTTTCTTTAAGCTTGGCAGCTAGACTTTTTAATGCCGGCAAATAAGCTACTGCTAGTTCGTCTTGGTTTTGTTTGATTACGCTTTGGTAGCCATTAGAAAATGTCTTCATTTGCTAACTCTAAAAGTTTATCTTTATTGCTTTTATAGACTCTTTCTTCTTTTTCTTCCTCTCTCATTGTTTTTTCCATAGTTCTCAAGAAACCTCTTATTTTGTTTGTTGCTTTTTCTCGTTTATCAAATTCTTCGATATATTCTTCTAGTAAATTATTATAAGATGGTTTTTTTATAGAACTTTCTTTTTGGGTTAGGAATTTTATAAAGAAAGATACGCTAACTAGCGTTATTAGATAAAAGCCAATAGTTGATAGAAGTGTGCCAGCAACTATCATTTCAGGATCGTCAAATTTTAAAAAAGATAATAATAAGCCTATAAAGAATCCATTAACAATGGCAAAGCTTAAAAAATTATCCATTTTTAACATCATTTATAATCCTTTATTAAAAGTGTCCTAATATTTTTTTGATGAACTTACCAAACCTTTTGTCTTCTTTTACTAGCACATTTCGTTCCAATTTTTTAGCAAGCGTTCTTGCTATTTCTTCTAGCTCCATTGCACTATCAGAATTCGGTTCTTCTTTTACGAAGATCCCCCTATTTTTACTATAATAATTTATTAGTGTGTTTTTGGTTATCTTTCCTATTAATTCTAAATTTATATTTTGTATATTCATTCCTGCTATTTTTTGTATTTTGTCAAAAATCATACTAGCTTCAGCATTATTTTTTGCCATGTTTATAAGCATGAAGATTCTATCTTTAAAGTTTGAAGTTAGCTTAATTGTTGCATAAGCATCAGTTATTGCTGCTGGATCTGGTATTGTTAGAACAATTACATCATCGCTATTTTTTAGAAATGTCTGTGTGTATTCTCCAATTCCCGCACCTGTATCAATAAGCACAAAATCAAGCCCATCTAAAAACTTTGAATCTTCAACTAAAGATTCAAACATAAATTCACTCTTATATCTAAAGATATCACTTCCAGAATCTCCGGGAATTAGATATAGCCCATGTTCTATTGGGACTATTATATCTTTTAGCGAGGCTTGGTTTTTAAGCACATGAAGTAGATTTTTCTCGCATCTAACACCAAAGATAATGTCTAAATTAGCCAATCCAATATCTGCATCAAAGATTCCAATTTTAAATCCAAGTTGCCAAAGTTTATAGGCTAAATTAGCACAAAATGTGCTTTTGCCAACACCACCTTTACCGCTTGTTATAGCTATGAATCTAGTGGCTAATTTTTTGTCGTTTTGAACTAGTGATTCTAGAGCTGCTGCTTGATTTTTCACTTCTATGCCTTAATTAATCCATCTAATAAGCAATCTATTAAAAAGTCGCTAGTTGCGACATTTAAATCATTTGGCACTTCTTGACCTATTGATAGATAGCTTGTCGGTTTTTTGGTTTCATAGATTAGCGAGAATATATTGCCATAGCTATGCGTTTCATCTAACTTGGTAAAAATTAAAGTATCAATCCCTAGGGTTGAGAAAGTATGATAGATATCTTTTAAATCTTCATATTTTGTTGTTGCACTCATTACCAAGCTTACATCTATTTTTGTATTTGGGTCTGCATTTATGAAGCTTTTTAGGGATTCCAGCTTTGCTCTATCGTGCTGTGAGCTTCCAACGGTGTCTATTAGAATATAATCGCAGTATTTTAGAGAATCTAGTGCATTTACAAATTCTTCTGTATCAACAACCGTATCTATGCTTAGCTTCATTTTTTTAGCATAAAACATTAGTTGATCTACTGCTCCTATTCTATATGTATCAAGTGTGATTATTCCTACTTTATAGTTTTTATTTAGCATTCTTGAATATCTTGCTGCAAGTTTGGCTAAAGTAGTGGTTTTTCCAACTCCTGTTGGACCTACTAGCATCATAATATTTTTTGAATTTGAGCTTAGATTTTCGGCTCTTGCATATACCATTTTTCGCAATACTTCTCTAAAGTATCTTTTTATTAGCACGGAGTTTTCTCGCATTTTAATAGGCATTAACTCTAATGTTAATTGCATTATTTTTTCTAAATGCTCCTTTGCCATTCCGCTTGCTTTTGTGATTCTATAAATTTCTGCAAATTCATGTGGGATTATTAGACCATCTTTTTTAGGGCCTCTCTCTTCCCAAAACATGTTCTGTATTAGCTTTAGTTTGTCATTTAGTCTATCTATTTCTCCCTTTAGGACTTTAAAATCACTTGAATCTTTTGTTTCTTTTTTTGGCTTTTCCTTTGGTTCTTGTGGTTTT
The Helicobacter ibis DNA segment above includes these coding regions:
- a CDS encoding ComF family protein, which codes for MRCIVCYKLSIFTICKNCLNIIKITPRSRELDGFKVYSFYDFSEVSFLLSLKYDYIGSKVYSILSKKVLSYVQNILNNNIRFYGVAVDDRINNKGYSHSAILLSHLKKCNITPMYHTLISTNNVNYAGKSLEFREKNPRNFVLKRSVYNKDIVLFDDIITTGLTIKEARDSINNAGGNAHFAFVLSDAKY
- a CDS encoding P-loop NTPase; this translates as MKNQAAALESLVQNDKKLATRFIAITSGKGGVGKSTFCANLAYKLWQLGFKIGIFDADIGLANLDIIFGVRCEKNLLHVLKNQASLKDIIVPIEHGLYLIPGDSGSDIFRYKSEFMFESLVEDSKFLDGLDFVLIDTGAGIGEYTQTFLKNSDDVIVLTIPDPAAITDAYATIKLTSNFKDRIFMLINMAKNNAEASMIFDKIQKIAGMNIQNINLELIGKITKNTLINYYSKNRGIFVKEEPNSDSAMELEEIARTLAKKLERNVLVKEDKRFGKFIKKILGHF
- the tmk gene encoding dTMP kinase codes for the protein MYIALEGIDTCGKSTQIKSLKLHYKDAIFTKEPGGSKIGEKLREILLYDCESLSKEAEILLFLADRAQHIKEIIKPNKEKLIISDRSLVSGIAYATDFDFEILQTLNLFATSGVVPDYVVFLEISENELITRLGKKEMDNIEKRGVEYLLSLQSRILDTIRLLGIPYCIINASDEVGAITNEIISFIDSK
- the coaD gene encoding pantetheine-phosphate adenylyltransferase, with product MRIAIYPGTFDPITNGHVDIVNRACKIFDKIIVAVAKSESKKPLFSQELRVEMAKMAFLNKPCVSVVGFCNLVADFSNEVGANVLLRGLRAVSDFEYELQMGYANASLNSNLETIYLMPSLKNAFISSSVVRSILLHDGDISHLVPSCVSNFIRNNKCI
- the pyrC gene encoding dihydroorotase, giving the protein MKLEIQSPFDMHLHLRDGEILRDVVNYTSSQFCGAVVMPNLNPPITSVKLALEYKTRILNSSKYDFSPFVSLYLTEELDKEELQKAKDNGLFMLKLYPKGATTGSENGVKEILSDKVLEILEVAENLGFILSIHGETNGFVLDREFEFLPIFESLAKTFPKLKIIFEHLSDRRSIELVERYDNLYATLTLHHMLLSLDDVLGGMLNPHYFCKPILKTPKDKETLLNIALNAHDKFSFGSDSAPHLISKKECNNGAAGIFSAPILLPKLAEVFEKHDSLENLEKFVSLNATKIYNLNRSNRKITLIKQELKVSKIYNDIVPLFAGDSMSWSLEQ
- a CDS encoding RNA polymerase sigma factor FliA; the encoded protein is MKTFSNGYQSVIKQNQDELAVAYLPALKSLAAKLKERLPASVDFADLVSIGTEELIKLARKYDASINDSFWGYARSRVQGAMLDYLRSLDCVSRNTRTLIKKIDNEIVKYYNIHQEEPDNEYLSKVLGEDIEKIKDARNASEIYAVMPLDEQLSASLDDKTYNAIEKEELVNIIQDILEKSTKNEQLVIQLYYYEELSLKEISEVLEISESRVSQIHKTIIRKLKLNLLQRGING
- the flhF gene encoding flagellar biosynthesis protein FlhF, whose translation is MKLFTYTAETSTLALAEAKKELGDEFSIISQKKTGDGKYEISVAISEEDYKKIKSKEEEQKAKDELFATKNNKIAERLEIIAQKELEKKRAANLAQNTFPQSNLPEEVSLQLSDTVRQIAQIAGVNSTMPQRRSPYKQLEEKPQEPKEKPKKETKDSSDFKVLKGEIDRLNDKLKLIQNMFWEERGPKKDGLIIPHEFAEIYRITKASGMAKEHLEKIMQLTLELMPIKMRENSVLIKRYFREVLRKMVYARAENLSSNSKNIMMLVGPTGVGKTTTLAKLAARYSRMLNKNYKVGIITLDTYRIGAVDQLMFYAKKMKLSIDTVVDTEEFVNALDSLKYCDYILIDTVGSSQHDRAKLESLKSFINADPNTKIDVSLVMSATTKYEDLKDIYHTFSTLGIDTLIFTKLDETHSYGNIFSLIYETKKPTSYLSIGQEVPNDLNVATSDFLIDCLLDGLIKA
- the fliY gene encoding flagellar motor switch protein FliY, which gives rise to MLNDFLQLITKETISTIEGLLGQAPEVSLIESENGKKDSIVAPMTKIDIDSDNSTRMAMFISAKLGTALADMMLGGDGSATKDSMEDDDLDATKEIASNILGAVSTSLGGQKELPKLSFNIGNIAFIGDGGDLALDDYSGFYTFSFSIGDVKDSIYFAFSSTFEKLFSPQAEEAPVESSPANSGSNSSKVELNNNEMKNMAMLLDVRLQVKVRIGQKKMLLKDVIAMDIGSVVELNQLANDPLEVLVDDKVIAKGEVVIVDGNFGIQITEIAPKKDRIEQLM
- the fliM gene encoding flagellar motor switch protein FliM; protein product: MADILSQEEIDALLEVVDDDGSETEIIDKPAPTQQRQITLYDFKRPNRVSKEQLRAFRGIHDKMARSLSSQISAIMRSIVEIQLHSVDQMTYGEFLMSLPSPTSFNVFSMKPLDGTGVLEINPSIAFPMIDRLLGGKGDPYESTREFSDIELNLLDTILRQMMQNLKEAWAPVTEIFPTVDVKESSPNVVQIVAQNEIVIMVVMEIIIGHSSGMMNLCYPVISLESVLSRLASRDIMLSETNSKKSRNKELQALLGGAKVNVAAVLGETKLTMREILDLEVGDIVRLDRPADDTVIINVDGREKFLASIGLHRYRKTIEVKEMIKTEKDQVKEILEMLEMQRKSRANEIEEE